A window from Malassezia japonica chromosome 1, complete sequence encodes these proteins:
- a CDS encoding uncharacterized protein (COG:K; EggNog:ENOG503P9XG), whose protein sequence is MRFELDFLDGCLAVLRGLRQGASPTSLISPLPGGSSVSLNLRTITTEAFAEAVRDRPLATDVQDALISLYERALQRLKTTFAQGFTEAQSRWGASRVHALPLLHNLFETQCAAAAQETHDTILALVDERLDAFLADVDPSRCGNPKAHSEQAVKILETAFRHAPNITQAEKYKLAQATGLQPRQVTIWRAPPRLASVPPPRSETESVEETPIKSETGSPPCLPPASLSPELGVSSGLQGSPIKVEQSLPQLTAPGMEWTPSSPEHVLPMELTPAEPLPPASVLGLGTAHEAPEALSLDGLLDFDSAKQCLVFSPLDPLPRLDFADLRLDMESLERALGLGRTHPVLPPVVEVPLVPHDELAAAGSLVAQPMHVADEILAYAQAEGWALGDLVAPMRAAPAFHPASEIDRFAVHLDGVLQPAERALRSDPTTAPATAAPKWLSLSAMRDTLSADVPLALHDVAM, encoded by the exons ATGCGTTTCGAGCTGGACTTTCTCGACGGATgcctcgccgtgctccgGGGGCTGAGGCAGGGCGCAAGTCCCACGTCGCTCAtctcgccgctgccgggcgggtcgagcgtgtcgctgAATTTGCGCACGATCACGACCGAGGcctttgccgaggcggtccGCGATCGCCCGCTTGCCACCGATGTGCAGGACGCGCTCATCTCGCTGTATGAGCGCGCGTTGCAGCGCCTCAAGACCACCTTTGCCCAGGGGTTCACCGAGGCACAGTCGCGCTGGGGGGCTTcgcgcgtgcacgcgctgccgctcctGCACAATCTCTTTGAAACACAGtgtgcggccgccgcgcaggagACGCACGATACGATCCTCGCCttggtcgacgagcgcctcgatgcgTTCCTCGCGGACGTCGAcccgtcgcgctgcggcaaCCCAAAGGCGCACAGCGAGCAGGCTGTCAAGATCCTCGAGACCGCCTTTCGCCACGCGCCCAACATCACCCAGGCGGAAAAGTACAAGCTCGCCCAGGCGACGGGACTGCAGCCCCGCCAGGTGACCATCTGG cgtgcgccgccccgcctcgcgtccgtgccgccgcctcggagCGAGACCGAGAGTGTAGAGGAGACGCCAATCAAGTCGGAAAccggctcgccgccgtgctTGCCGCCAGCGAGCCTCtcgcccgagctcggcgtgtcgtCCGGACTGCAAGGCTCGCCGATCAAGGTCGAGCAGAGCCTGCCGCAGCTCACGGCGCCCGGCATGGAGTGGACGCCGTCCTCGCCGGAGCATGTGCTTCCGATGGAGCTGACGCCCGCCGAGCCCTTGCCCCCGGCGTCGGTCTTGggcctcggcacggcgcacgaggcgcccgaggcacTGTCGCTCGATGGCCTGCTGGACTTTGACAGTGCGAAGCAGTGCCTCGTCTTTTCACCGCTCGATCCGCTGCCCCGCCTCGACTTTGCGGACCTGCGCCTGGATATGGAGTCACTCGAacgtgcgctcggcctcgggcgtACCCACCCGGTCCTTCCGCCGGTGGTCGAGGTGCCTCTTGTGCCGCAcgacgagcttgcggcggccggcTCGCTGGTCGCGCAGCCGATGCACGTCGCAGACGAGATCCTGGCCTATGCCCAGGCCGAGGGAtgggcgctcggcgacttggtcgcgccgatgcgtgctgcgcctgctttCCATCCTGCGAGCGAGATTGATCGGTTTGCGGtgcacctcgacggcgtgctgcagccagcagagcgtgcgctgcgctccgaCCCCACGACCGCGCCTGCGACTGCCGCGCCGAAATGGCTGTCGCTGAGTGCGATGCGTGACACGCTGTCTGCGGACGtgccgctggcgctgcacgacgtAGCTATGTAG
- a CDS encoding RNA helicase (EggNog:ENOG503NWAW; COG:A) has protein sequence MVKKKKPQLKASVPRGFATTSVPKRESTPEPEPPAAPEPAASVASEPPAPAEEPSSEFDAEAAEMQALQEVVDAVYPKVERESARRLKTMEFNQRLAKSLPQCNVSRKLRSQVLDWALGRYVPEDPADTVGVGKGAPAVPAEQPTEEKGNETTTYLPTPAIQEVLGTPPLPDTDAKTLELALTTWELLKSLGFQREHADIALEYAPNLDAEECIAFLLFHLPDDEVRKLSLSTLEPAKAEAKEALELSYASAIDETHPPKHAAYEFSRTNKGSMRPLNVPEAPKERATTLDELPRGLPLEVWKGTEDAVADIQKLLDPDSPWTDLIEHPIDAYCTARIALLRVDQEKARRKKLLGKVLDRYLANVANEEGAQRAFAQICTRANDLMQQAEMQPAFHKKAAAERFKERMRLHQESTKTQVDERTRRRAEIEKAMANDEADIDERMNRQIEMREAKERESQEKEEEEKAAKAAQDELDRQAEQGDKSDGKEEGGESLFGAMLEEPEAAADNTQVRLREIAPSQGSRTPRALLTDLLKQIDPHASQRFTPVSGGSVCRSHLEVRWNTGDKKEGHTVVLDSYKLTTEGCATQQLADDLVATVALNCLGRDRQVQRTLPTGFRAFWDELETLRTKEKYAFLRTEFGHVQELLERRASHPAPPRRQRRAAKNEGTSRSQRRNDKPRQPSEEIAQQYAARRASDAYQAMLPGREQLPIAKSRNRILESVAHSQVVVLSGETGCGKSTQLPAYLLEDALARGEPCKIYVTEPRRISAISLAERVSQELGEARGAIGGPDSYIGYAIRLDSQIGRNARLIYATTGIALRMLESSAFDEITHIIIDEVHERSIESDFLLMVLKVLMQHRRDLKVILMSATLDADRISAYFGGCPMLHVPGRTFPVDVHYLEDALELCDYTLEPNSPYVWRNSGKQNRVKDKSSEGDKDKGDDDDDDDEEEERSSGLAGGVYSQKTVDTLAQLNEYAINYDLIAELLKKIFTEPRFDSMSQAVLVFLPGIGEIRQCQGALSGHTIFAPNRVQVHILHSSIAPEEQAEAFYPPPPGMRKIVLATNIAETGITIPDITCVVDTGRHREMRYDEKRKISRLVECFVARSNAKQRRGRAGRVQHGICFHLFTKMRHDEFMDPHPLPEMLRLSLQELALTLKVMQIQVGTSIEDALSQALDAPQAINVQRAVASLVEVQALTPNEEITPLGRHLCHMPLDVHLGKFLLIATRFRCVDAALTITAVLNSKSPFLNMGGGRFRETSRSHFNAHHSDFYCYINMYRGWRRAVGFQKGASFCAQYSLSQDILYQIEELRQQYLSYLADTGFIELSKEVRKDLSRNRTRNGRPRLIEVPAELDTYGECVQAVTLAMVAALYPKLLMIEPKSDQMRTLTNNQPAAIHPSSVNFRTYPSSFRSHFVLYHTIMMSKRLYAWDTAYVSDVNVLLAGGDAEFKHASRSLFLDHNRVRMATFDAKSLLALRVLRTELARNLQASYNHPGLGWSDDEQAVFALTLEVLGASHRMATTGKPEEGKGNMW, from the exons ATGGtgaagaagaagaagccGCAGCTGAAAGcaagcgtgccgcgcggcttCGCCACGACCTCGGTGCCGAAGCGCGAGTcgacgcccgagccggagccgcccgcggcgccggagccCGCGGCGTCGGTGGCGTCCGAGCCGCCAGCACCCGCCGAGGAACCCTCGAGCGAgttcgacgccgaggccgccgagatgcaggcgctgcaggaggTGGTCGACGCGGTGTACCccaaggtcgagcgcgagtcggcgcgcaggctCAAG ACGATGGAATTCaaccagcgcctcgcgaaATCGCTGCCGCAGTGCAACGTGTcgcgcaagctgcgcagCCAGGTGCTGGACTGGGCACTGGGGCGGTACGTGCCGGAGGATCCTGCGGACACTGTCGGCGTCGGGAAAGGTGCGCCGGCTGTgcctgccgagcagccGACCGAGGAGAAGGGGAACGAGACGACGACGTATCTGCCTACGCCCGCGATCCAAGAGGTGCTCGgtacgccgccgctgccggacACGGATGCCAAGACGCTGGAGCTTGCGCTGACGACGTGGGAACTGCTCAAGTCGCTCGGgttccagcgcgagcacgcaGACATTGCCCTGGAGTATGCACCGAATCTCGACGCGGAAGAGTGCATTGCCTTTCTCCTCTTTCACCTTCCGGAtgacgaggtgcgcaagctGTCCTTGTCGACGCTTGAgccggccaaggccgaggccaaagaggcgctcgagctgtcGTATGCAAGTGCGATCGACGAGACGCATCCGCCGAAGCACGCCGCCTACGAATTCTCGCGCACCAACAAAGGCAGCATGCGCCCGCTGAACGTGCCCGAAGCGCCCAAAgagcgcgcgacgacccTTGACGAGCTTCCGCGGGGCCTGCCGCTGGAGGTCTGGAAAGGGACCGAAgacgcggtcgccgacaTTCAGAAGCTCCTCGATCCCGACTCGCCGTGGACCGACTTGATCGAGCACCCGATCGACGCATACTGTACGGCCCGCATCGCCCTGCTGCGTGTCGACCAAGAGAAAGCACGCCGCAAGAAActcctcggcaaggtcCTCGACCGGTACCTGGCCAACGTGGCCAACGAGGAgggggcgcagcgtgcgttTGCGCAGATTTGCACGCGCGCCAACGACCTCATGCAGCAGGCCGAGATGCAGCCGGCCTTTCACAAgaaggccgccgccgagcgcttcaAGGAGCGCATGCGTCTCCACCAGGAAAGCACCAAGACGCAGGTGGACGAgcgcacacgccgccgtgccgaAATCGAAAAGGCGATGGCGAACGATGAGGCGGACATTGACGAGCGCATGAACCGCCAAATCGAGATGCGCGaggccaaagagcgcgaATCCCAGGAAaaggaggaggaagaaAAGGCGGCTAAGgccgcgcaggacgagctcgatcggcaggccgagcagggcGACAAGAGCGACGGAAAAGAAGAGGGCGGCGAATCCCTCTTTGGCGcgatgctcgaggagcccgaggcggccgcggaCAATACAcaggtgcgcctgcgcgagattGCGCCGAGCCAGGGAAGCCGCACCCCCCGAGCGCTCCTCACCGACCTCTTGAAACAGATCGATCCGCACGCCTCGCAGCGCTTCACGCCCGTGTCCGGTGGAAGCGTGTGCCGCAGCCACCTCGAAGTGCGCTGGAACACGGGCGACAAGAAAGAGGGCCATACCGTCGTCCTCGACTCGTACAAGCTCACGACCGAGGGCTgcgccacgcagcagctcgccgacgacctcgTTGCGACCGTCGCGCTGAActgcctcggccgcgaccgccaggtgcagcgcacgctcccgACCGGCTTCCGTGCATTCTgggacgagctcgagacgctgcgcaccaagGAGAAGTACGCCTTTCTCCGCACCGAGTTTGGGCATGTCCAGGAGCTGCTggagcgccgagcgtcgcatcctgcgccgccgcggcgccagcgccgtgcggccaAGAATGagggcacgtcgcgctcgcagcgccgcaacgaCAAGCCACGGCAACCGAGCGAGGAGATCGCCCAGCAGTatgctgcgcgccgtgctTCCGATGCGTACCAAGCGATGCTGCCTGGTCGTGAGCAGCTGCCAATCGCCAAGTCGCGCAACCGCATTCtcgagagcgtcgcgcactcacaggtcgtcgtcctctCGGGTGAAACGGGCTGCGGTAAGTCGACACAGCTGCCCGCCTATCTGCTCGaagacgcgctcgcgcgtggCGAGCCGTGCAAGATCTACGTGACCGAGCCCCGGCGAATCTCGGCAATCTCGCTTGCGGAGCGTGTCtcgcaggagctcggcgaggcgcgcggcgcgatcggTGGGCCGGACAGCTACATCGGCTATGCGATCCGTCTCGACAGCCAGATTGGACGCAACGCGCGCCTGATTTACGCGACGACCGGtattgcgctgcgcatgctcgagTCGTCGGCCTTTGACGAGATTACGCACATTATTATTGATGAAGTGCACGAGCGCTCGATCGAGTCCGACTTTTTGCTCATGGTGCTTAAAGTCCTGATgcagcaccgccgcgacctgAAGGTCATTCTCAtgtcggcgacgctcgatgCAGACCGCATCAGTGCGTACTTTGGCGGGTGCCCGATGCTCCACGTTCCCGGCCGCACGTTTCCGGTGGACGTGCACTACCTggaggatgcgctcgagctgtgTGACTACACACTCGAGCCCAACTCGCCGTACGTGTGGCGCAACAGCGGCAAGCAGAACCGCGTCAAAGACAAGTCGAGCGAGGGCGACAAGGACAaaggcgacgacgatgacgacgacgatgaagaggaggagcgtTCGTCCGGCCTCGCTGGCGGCGTGTACAGTCAAAAGACGGTTGAcacgctggcgcagctgaACGAGTACGCGATCAACTACGACCTGATCGCCGAGCTTCTCAAAAAGATCTTTACCGAGCCGCGCTTCGACTCAATGAGCCAGGCCGTGCTCGTGTTCCTGCCCGGTATTGGCGAGATTCGGCAGTGCCAAGGCGCGCTGAGCGGGCACACCATCTTTGCGCCGAACCGGGTCCAGGTGCACATTCTCCACTCGAGCATTGCGCCggaggagcaggccgaggccttTTACCCCCCACCGCCCGGCATGCGCAAGATTGTGCTGGCGACCAACATTGCCGAGACCGGTATTACGATCCCCGACATTACGTGTGTTGTCGACACGGGCCGCCACCGCGAGATGCGGTACGACGAGAAGCGCAAGATCAGCCGCCTGGTCGAGTGCTTTGTCGCGCGCAGCAACgccaagcagcgccgcggtcgTGCGGGCCGTGTGCAGCACGGTATCTGCTTCCACCTCTTTACCAAGATGCGTCACGATGAGTTTATGGACCCCCATCCCCTCCCCGAGATGCTGCGTCTCTCGCTGCAGGAGCTTGCGCTGACGCTCAAGGTGATGCAGATCCAGGTCGGCACGAGCatcgaggatgcgctgagccaggcgctcgatgcgccacAGGCGATCAAtgtgcagcgtgccgtTGCGTCGCTGGTCGAGGTCCAGGCGCTGACGCCTAACGAAGAGAtcacgccgctcggccgccaCCTGTGCCACATGCCGCTCGATGTGCACCTGGGCAAGTTTTTGCTGATTGCGACGCGCTTCCGCTGTGTGGATGCGGCGCTGACGATTACCGCGGTGCTGAACAGCAAGTCACCGTTCCTGAAcatgggcggcggccgcttcCGCGagacgtcgcgctcgcactTCAATGCGCACCACAGCGACTTTTACTGCTACATTAACATGTACCGCGGCTGGCGCCGTGCAGTGGGCTTCCAGAAGGGTGCGTCGTTCTGTGCGCAATACTCGCTTTCGCAAGACATTCTGTACCAgatcgaggagctgcggcAGCAGTACCTCTCGTATCTGGCCGATACGGGCTTCATCGAGCTGAGCAAGGAGGTACGCAAGGACCTCTCGCGCAACCGCACGCGCAacggccggccgcgcctcATCGAGGTccccgccgagctcgacacgtACGGCGAGTGCGTCCAGGCCGTGACGCTGGCGatggtcgcggcgctctaTCCGAAGCTGCTCATGATCGAGCCCAAGTCGGACCAGATGCGCACGCTGACCAACAACCAGCCCGCGGCGATCCACCCCTCCTCGGTCAACTTTCGGACGTACCCCTCGTCGTTCCGCTCGCACTTTGTGTTGTACCACACGATCATGATGTCGAAGCGCCTCTACGCGTGGGACACGGCGTACGTCAGCGACGTCAACGTCCTGCTTGCCGGTGGCGATGCCGAGTTCAAGCACGCGAGCCGATCGCTCTTTCTCGACCACAACCGCGTGCGCATGGCGACGTTCGACGCCAAGTCactccttgcgctgcgtgtgctgcgTACCGAACTCGCACGGAACCTGCAGGCAAGCTACAACCACCCTGGCCTCGGCtggagcgacgacgagcaggccgTCTTTGCTCtgacgctcgaggtgctcggcgcgtcgcaccggATGGCAACGACCGGCAAGCCGGAAGAGGGCAAGGGAAACATGTGGTAA
- a CDS encoding RNA helicase (EggNog:ENOG503NXS0; COG:S) — protein sequence MGEKEAESSAAPVSHGKGTVQMRNQPVKRYDGEPLTRVDVQHAMLCYLFADTRRVFTNPRAGPRGPATSTFVNALANDAPSAEADKGLVASQPPAVQVGVAAAIGGPFPTYVWPYGQSAGSARRSDETDEELAAWQDRRKAYLQWRDTNYPDSITPCAELEQPDETWAHPGAEKLTFKELYLEALMNSSKCTKSMREKCLLDEEYAEDFSKVCLLVNVGRINTTLAFYPEMKTILRSYHPVPSLQKSDNTRRNMQDAPRMKSLLKAVLLPYERPGPPGGTATASAAARHTPGEDTEEVPGDMSEIARRLRRNRVPPTSVVTLIFLLTQQASEVTSLHFPQPFDVHSLFFPQASNPLSARQRAEAFLWLVYHYLEGPAAKVPGEPGTENPFDDASSAESRRAAHAAWEAGGRVPLSETHPLWRGVPNPDYTRWKEEHEVGSTDEEKKKARHRAEAAGSCPETYMHRALIPALTPISQEAFAKEDTDTPEEIEWGKQMQQERAAFLVRFQEEEQAKVLAQGGSLEDEAADEAKPKKRIHPGTQSCYPLANILANAAAQGSSQGTYGRSAIGFVKRARLSSRQTHKDSRESSVMQSEGSIEHADGRRQPSLWELPLEEPAQATQTSLLDETWRAIRASNDTEVDDEIDEPHTTGGLARMLLVLRRLRELRQDSE from the exons ATGGGGGAGAAAGAGGCGgagtcgagcgccgcgccggtgaGCCACGGTAAAGG CACTGTGCAAATGCGGAATCAGCCCGTGAAGCGCTACGATGGTGAGCCGCTGACGCGTGTCGACGTGCAGCATGCGATGCTGTGCTACTTATTcgccgacacgcgccgcgtcttTACGAACCCCCGCGCCGGCCCCAGGGGTCCTGCGACGTCGACGTTTGTGAATGCGCTGGCGAacgatgcgccgagcgccgaggcggacaAGGGGCTGGTCGCGAGCCagccgccggccgtgcaggTCGGTGTCGCGGCCGCGATCGGCGGCCCGTTTCCGACGTACGTCTGGCCGTACGGCCAGTcggccggctcggcgcgccgcagcgacgagacgGACGAAGAGCTCGCTGCGTGGCAGGACCGCCGCAAAGCGTACCTGCAGTGGCGCGATACCAACTACCCCGACTCGATCACGCCTTGCGctgagctcgagcagccgGACGAGACGTGGGCGCACCCCGGCGCAGAGAAGCTCACGTTCAAGGAGCTgtacctcgaggcgctgatgAACAGCAGCAAGTGCACCAAGAGCATGCGCGAAAAgtgcctgctcgacgaggagtaCGCAGAAGACTTTTCCAAGGTGTGCCTCCTCGTGAACGTCGGCCGCATCAATACGACCCTCGCGTTCTACCCCGAGATGAAGACGATTCTGCGCTCGTACCACCCCGTACCATCGCTGCAAAAGTCGGACAATACGCGCCGCAACATGCAGGATGCGCCTCGCATGAAGTCGCTGCTCAAAGCAGTGCTGCTGCCGTACGAGCGTCCAgggccgccgggcggcaccgcgacggcgtcggcggccgcgcgtcaCACCCCGGGCGAGGACACGGAAGAGGTGCCGGGCGACATGTCAGAAATTgcacgccgcctgcgccgcaaccgcgtgccgccgacgtcggtcgTGACGCTCATCTTTCTCCTGACGCAGCAGGCGTCCGAAGTCACGTCGCTGCACTTTCCGCAGCCGTTCGACGTGCACTCGCTCTTCTTTCCCCAGGCGAGTAACCCGCtgtcggcgcggcagcgtgccgaggcgttCTTGTGGCTCGTCTACCACTACCTAGAAGGGCCCGCGGCCAAGGTGCCGGGCGAGCCGGGCACCGAGAACCCCTTTGACGACGCATCGTCGGCGGaatcgcgccgcgccgcgcacgccgcgtggGAAGCGGGCGGACGTGTGCCCCTCTCTGAAACGCACCCGCTgtggcgcggcgtgccgaatCCCGACTACACCCGCTGGAAGGAGGAGCACGAGGTGGGAagcaccgacgaggagaagaaaaaggcgcggcaccgcgccgaggccgctgGATCGTGCCCCGAGACCTACATGCACCGCGCTCTGATTCCCGCGCTGACACCTATTTCCCAGGAGGCGTTCGCCAAGGAAGATACCGACACGCCGGAGGAGATTGAATGGGGCAAGCAGATGCAGCaagagcgcgctgcgttcCTCGTGCGCTTccaggaggaggagcaggccAAGGTCCTTGCACAGGGCGGCagcctcgaggacgaggcggccgacgaggcgaagcCCAAGAAACGCATCCACCCCGGCACGCAGAGCTGCTACCCCCTTGCGAATATCCTCGCCaatgccgcggcgcagggctcGAGCCAGGGCACCTacggccgctcggcgatTGGGTTCGTCAAGCGTGCGCGTCTCTCCTCACGCCAGACGCACAAGGACTCGCGCGAGTCGTCCGTGATGCAGTCCGAAGGATCgatcgagcacgccgacggGCGGCGCCAGCCTTCGCTCTGGGAGCTCCCGCTAGAAgagccggcgcaggccacGCAGAcctcgctgctcgacgagacgTGGCGTGCGATCCGCGCATCCAATGATaccgaggtcgacgacgagatcgacgagcCCCACACGACTGGCGGCCTGGCAAGGATGCTGCTagtcctgcgccgcctccgcGAGCTCCGCCAAGATAGCGAATAG
- a CDS encoding uncharacterized protein (EggNog:ENOG503P3QV; COG:S) — protein MLFAPDRALLRPQFEAYRLVPGDVPKQHTFALPTKAAAPGNDASLGYKELKARAMHGALTIVPGDRAVCAYVDAEGYVTLAALDDALKVERVHRVQSTQSASILAVDAQTVAVCDGPVLSLLTLSADSLEARVHTHPLPELPVPESETALPWRIVAAADQHVLLERARRASKSGPVHAGLGASSGAGHHTQTQTSFDVALVRYDTSVHLVWHLTGDEPVSAALIGETTLLGAEAPFGASAPPPAAPAPASKPGKTPPYSWTQTDDTVTVAFALPATLTKHEIRVHFSRKGASIGLALREAHITELGEEPAHADTEAALRQGTYESRALWGEIDVATSLWTWEHVQTRTAGETHVTGLLTLHIAKAHEGTRWSSVFEGDDSVSETLDPSELLTMLEGLEKYTENPGAGTSSLLQDGLEEEDELAGTRLVFTAVHADGTTSQSAPADAGMLLARTAPSNVPDARLLLKYDVDGLLFAPPKPLALAPWEHTETAPAISYVLASKRDAHPVYVHRAPGAASSTVLAIEPRMGGSRASLTHNVFVYRAAPNANQPAPYWAQASCRLAAHLV, from the exons AtgctctttgcgccggACCGCGCACTGCTGCGACCGCAGTTTGAGGCGTATCGCCTCGTGCCGGGCGATGTGCCGAAGCAACATACGTTTGCTTTGCCGACCAAGGCAGCGGCCCCAGGCAACGATGCATCGCTGGGGTACAAAGAGCTAAAGGCCCGTGCGATGCACGGCGCACTGACGATCGTGCCGGGCGACCGCGCGGTGTGTGcgtacgtcgacgcggaGGGGTACGTGAcactcgcggcgctcgacgatgcgctcaaGGTAGAGCGCGTGCACCGTGTGCAGAGCACGCAGTCCGCGTCGATCCTCGCAGTCGACGCACAGACCGTGGCGGTGTGCGACGGGCCGGTGCTGAGCCTATTGACGCTCTCTGCggactcgctcgaggcgcgcgtgcacaCGCATCCTCTTCCGGAATTGCCTGTGCCTGAAAGCGAGACGGCGCTGCCGTGGCGCATCGTAGCAGCCGCCGACCAGCACGTCTTGCTGGAacgtgcacgccgcgcctcgaaAAGCGGCCCTGTGCACGCaggcctcggcgcgtcgtcgggTGCGGGGCATCATACGCAGACGCAGACATCGTTTGATGTCGCACTTGTGCGCTACGACACGTCTGTGCACCTCGTCTGGCACTTGACGGGAGACGAGCCGGTGAGTGCGGCGCTTATCGGCGAGACGACGCTGCTTGGGGCAGAAGCGCCGTTTGGCGCATCTGCCccgccgcctgcagctcctgcgcctgcttcCAAACCCGGAAAGACGCCGCCTTATTCGTGGACACAGACGGACGACACTGTGACGGTCGCGTTTGCGCtgcccgcgacgctcacCAAGCACGAAATCCGTGTGCACTTTTCGCGCAAAGGCGCGAGCATCGGCCTGGCCTTGCGCGAGGCACACATCACTGAACTGGGCGAAGAGCCGGCGCATGCCGATACCGAGGCAGCACTCCGCCAAGGAACCTACGAATCGCGGGCGCTATGGGGCGAGATTGACGTCGCTACAAGTCTCTGGACGTGGGAACATGTACagacgcgcacggccggcgagACGCACGTCACGGGCCTCCTTACGCTGCATATCGCCAAGGCGCACGAAGGAACGCGGTGGTCAAGCGTGTTTGAGGGCGACGACAGCGTcagcgagacgctcgatCCCAGCGAGCTCCTTACAATGCTCGAAGGACTCGAAAAGTATACCGAGAACCCCGGCGCAGGCACCTCGAGCCTCTTGCAGGATGGACTCGAAGAGGAGGACGAACtggccggcacgcgcctcgtaTTTACTGCAGtgcacgccgacggcaccacgtcgcagagcgcgccggcggatGCGGGCATGCTCCTTGCGCGTACTGCGCCGTCCAACGTCCCCGACGCACGCCTCTTGCTCAAGTACGATGTCGACGGCCTGCTGTTTGCCCCTCCGAAACCCTTGGCCCTCGCGCCGTGGGAGCATACCGAGACTGCCCCGGCAATTAGCTATGTCCTCGCGTCAAAGCGCGACGCACATCCTGTCTATgtgcaccgcgcgccgggcgcagcCTCTTCGACCGTCCTGGCAATTGAGCCGCGCATGGGAGGCTCGCGTGCCTCGCTCACACACAACGTGTTTGTATACCGCGCCGCTCCCAATGCCAA CCAACCGGCCCCGTACtgggcgcaggcgtcgtGTCGGCTAGCGGCGCATCTCGTCTAA
- a CDS encoding uncharacterized protein (EggNog:ENOG503P02Q; COG:S): MARAWAPLQLARHTRPWTLGTGRWSDALKQIAKTDEAALPESVLIDSDAHTYTVYDGYPKAQFHFLIVPRLPLYREEVLENGKRRRVQIHARELDSVSTLLASRHAAFVLECLEKASKRLIDRIHESMQRLAIPETPGECDYAKDGQGTGATWDVRCGFHSIPSMHHLHLHVISSDLVSDRLKHKKHYLSFHPTAGYWLPLEQAQELAKDGARALPHPEAHYHDILKGPLVDLDDKNTFKVMPALKQDLEERWRATVDAQRLRK, from the exons ATGGCGCGTGCATGGGCCCCCCTGCAGCTTGCGCGGCATACACGCCCCTGGACGCTGGGCACGGGGCGGTGGTCGGATGCGCTGAAGCAGATTGCCAAGACAGACGAG GCCGCGCTGCCTGAAAGTGTCCTGATTGATTCGGATGCACATACTTATACGGTCTACGATGGCTACCCCAAAGCGCAATTTCATTTTCTCATTGTACCCCGCCTGCCGCTGTACCGCGAAGAGGTGCTTGAGAATGGCAAGCGGCGGAGAGTACAGATCcatgcgcgcgagcttgACTCGGTCAGTACGTTGCTGGCGAGCCGGCATGCCGCGTTTGTGCTCGAGTGCCTCGAGAAAGCAAGCAAGCGG TTGATCGACCGTATCCACGAGTCGATGCAACGGCTTGCCATTCCCGAGACGCCGGGCGAATGCGACTATGCAAAAGATGGCCAAGGGACAGGAGCCACTTGGGACGTGCGCTGCGGATTCCACTCGATTCCTTCGATGCACCACCTGCATCTGCAC GTGATCTCGAGCGACCTCGTGTCAGACCGTCTCAAGCACAAGAAA CACTATCTCTCCTTTCACCCGACGGCTGGCTACTGGCTTCCATTGGAGCAAGCGCAAGAGCTTGCCAAAGACGGCGCCAGGGCCCTGCCGCATCCCGAGGCACACTACCACGACATCCTCAAGGGGCCACTTGTCGATCTCGACGACAAAAATACGTTCAAAGTGATGCCTGCACTGAAGCAGGACCTCGAGGAACGGTGGCGTGCTAccgtcgatgcgcagcggctACGTAAATAG